A window of Exiguobacterium sp. FSL W8-0210 contains these coding sequences:
- the manA gene encoding mannose-6-phosphate isomerase, class I encodes MILKLEPIFQERIWGSQRLKEEFNYEIPHGTIGECWGISAHQNGENTIINGTYSGHTLSELWANHRQELFGDFTHETFPLLVKILDAKDDLSVQVHPNDEQAYSLEGERFGKTECWYVLDADPGSELILGHTAQTKSELETAVANEKWSDLLKRQPVKKGDFVFVESGTIHAIGKGIMILETQQSCDTTYRVYDFDRTDDKGNKRELHLEKALAVTTVPNIPVLAQPSEQLVHAGMIRTLVQSPEFDVYHHRVNEGYVYPKRTHFSLMTIIEGSGILQTDEASLEVTKGDHLIVTKKTSNIIVTSGQMEWITSEVGHKQ; translated from the coding sequence ATGATACTAAAATTAGAACCTATTTTTCAAGAACGTATTTGGGGAAGTCAACGACTTAAAGAAGAGTTTAATTATGAAATTCCTCACGGTACGATCGGTGAGTGTTGGGGAATTTCGGCGCATCAAAATGGCGAAAACACAATTATTAATGGCACTTATTCGGGTCATACATTATCTGAACTCTGGGCAAACCATCGTCAAGAACTATTTGGTGATTTCACTCATGAGACATTTCCTCTACTCGTTAAAATACTGGATGCTAAAGATGATTTGTCTGTACAAGTTCATCCGAATGATGAACAAGCGTACAGTTTAGAAGGAGAACGATTTGGTAAAACGGAATGTTGGTATGTACTTGATGCTGATCCGGGATCTGAACTCATTCTTGGACATACTGCTCAGACCAAATCAGAGCTAGAAACTGCAGTTGCTAACGAAAAATGGTCTGATTTGCTCAAAAGACAACCCGTCAAGAAAGGTGATTTTGTTTTTGTCGAAAGTGGAACGATTCACGCAATTGGCAAGGGAATCATGATTCTTGAGACGCAACAATCTTGTGATACTACATATCGTGTATACGATTTTGATCGAACGGATGATAAGGGGAATAAACGAGAACTTCATTTAGAGAAAGCACTTGCTGTGACAACGGTTCCTAATATCCCGGTGCTTGCGCAACCATCTGAACAATTAGTTCATGCGGGAATGATTCGTACGCTTGTTCAATCACCCGAGTTTGACGTGTATCATCATCGCGTAAATGAAGGATATGTGTACCCAAAACGAACTCACTTTTCGTTAATGACAATTATTGAAGGGTCAGGAATTCTTCAAACTGATGAAGCGTCATTAGAAGTAACTAAAGGTGATCATTTAATCGTTACTAAAAAGACGAGTAACATCATTGTTACTTCAGGGCAAATGGAATGGATTACAAGTGAAGTCGGTCATAAACAGTGA
- a CDS encoding sugar phosphate nucleotidyltransferase, with product MKLVLLSGGSGKRLWPLSNDTRSKQFLKVLESHNLQEQSMVQRVWGQLEATGLSDDAMVATSKMQRDMIHTQIGENVPLIIEPERRDTYPAIALAASHLYSVQNVDKDEVVVVLPVDPYVDDQFFEQVKVLEEKLISSKADLALIGVKPTYPSSKYGYMVPKASTKTLNEYIEVQQFTEKPPEKKAKTLIEDGALWNCGVFAFRLGYLLQTLEVNRLPLDYQELLDIYATLPKISFDYAVVENTNNIIAIPYDGYWKDLGTWNTLTEEMATSQIGKGIISKDSTNTHLINELDIPVTVIGVKNLVIAASPDGILVSEKEASPKIKDYIGQYDQPPMYEERMWGWTRTLDYAKYNEQKEMVTKRICIYAGRNSSYHRHILRDEVWTIVRGEGDLAVDGRITRVKAGDIVHLPAGKEHGIYALSELEFIEVQTGLEITEEDFVRIYYKWSDVLSCFNQSDSRVIY from the coding sequence ATGAAACTTGTTCTGTTATCAGGAGGATCTGGTAAACGCCTATGGCCCCTTTCGAACGATACACGTTCGAAACAATTTTTGAAAGTTCTTGAAAGCCATAATTTACAGGAACAGTCAATGGTACAACGTGTATGGGGTCAACTTGAAGCTACAGGTTTATCGGATGATGCAATGGTTGCAACTTCAAAAATGCAACGAGATATGATTCATACTCAAATTGGAGAAAACGTCCCTTTGATCATCGAACCTGAGCGCCGTGATACATATCCAGCAATTGCTTTAGCTGCAAGTCATTTGTACTCTGTTCAAAACGTAGATAAAGACGAAGTTGTAGTCGTGCTACCAGTTGATCCTTATGTCGATGATCAGTTTTTCGAACAAGTTAAAGTATTAGAAGAAAAACTGATTTCTTCAAAAGCTGATTTAGCTCTTATCGGTGTAAAACCAACGTATCCTTCTTCAAAATATGGTTACATGGTTCCTAAAGCATCTACTAAAACATTGAATGAGTATATTGAAGTTCAACAGTTCACAGAAAAACCTCCCGAAAAAAAAGCAAAGACATTGATTGAAGATGGTGCGCTCTGGAACTGTGGCGTATTTGCTTTTCGTTTAGGATATCTACTTCAAACACTTGAAGTAAATCGATTGCCTTTAGATTATCAAGAATTACTCGACATTTATGCGACGTTACCTAAAATTAGTTTTGATTACGCAGTGGTTGAAAATACAAACAATATCATCGCCATTCCTTACGATGGATATTGGAAAGATCTTGGGACTTGGAATACTTTGACAGAAGAGATGGCGACTTCTCAAATTGGTAAAGGTATTATTTCAAAAGATAGTACGAATACACATCTTATTAATGAACTTGATATTCCTGTAACAGTCATTGGAGTGAAAAATCTAGTCATTGCAGCTAGCCCTGATGGAATTCTAGTATCCGAAAAAGAGGCTAGTCCAAAAATCAAAGATTATATTGGGCAATATGATCAACCACCAATGTATGAAGAACGCATGTGGGGGTGGACACGAACACTTGATTATGCAAAATACAATGAACAAAAAGAAATGGTCACAAAACGTATTTGTATTTATGCTGGACGTAATTCTTCTTATCATCGTCATATTTTAAGAGATGAAGTTTGGACGATTGTTCGAGGTGAGGGAGATTTGGCAGTAGACGGTCGAATTACTCGAGTCAAAGCTGGAGATATCGTTCATTTACCGGCTGGCAAAGAACACGGTATTTACGCACTGTCTGAATTAGAGTTTATTGAGGTACAGACTGGTCTTGAGATTACAGAAGAGGATTTTGTACGTATTTATTATAAATGGTCGGATGTACTTTCGTGCTTTAATCAATCTGACTCGCGTGTGATTTATTAA
- a CDS encoding glycosyltransferase family 4 protein gives MRKIVFVINYFHPDYASTGQLMTELCMHLKEDFEITVIAAQPGYSEETFKEKGKKKIEIEYWNGMKIIRVQLPKVNKRSKLSRMKYIIQYFMLANIALLKEKNVDLIYTISQPPVLGGLIGTIGKLLKSSKHVYNIQDFNPEQAAAVNYTGGTVYKIAKKIDQLNCLYSDHIILVGNDMKQTLENRFGKNHQLSHSVINNWTDENEIVPLSKKNPHVLSFLKKHHLEGKFIIMYSGNLGLYYDLENLIKVSSELRHFSDIHFLYIGEGASKKEMQDYVLKHNLENVTFLPYQPKEFIKYSLNVANVHLVVNQKGIKGVSVPSKIYGVMAAGKPILGVLEKGSEAEFLISTSHSGLVSEPQDYMQFVENIKDIYDMKCEERHEMGMRGRQYLDLYLRKELSLNKYKETLTTIINSQ, from the coding sequence ATGAGAAAAATAGTATTTGTAATTAATTATTTTCATCCTGACTATGCATCAACTGGTCAATTAATGACCGAACTTTGTATGCACCTTAAAGAAGATTTCGAAATTACTGTAATTGCAGCACAACCAGGATATAGTGAAGAAACTTTTAAAGAAAAAGGTAAAAAGAAAATCGAAATTGAGTACTGGAATGGGATGAAAATCATTCGTGTACAGTTACCAAAAGTAAACAAGCGATCGAAGCTAAGCCGAATGAAATATATTATACAATATTTCATGCTAGCCAATATTGCATTGTTAAAAGAAAAAAATGTAGATTTGATATATACAATTTCACAACCACCTGTACTAGGTGGTTTAATAGGAACAATTGGTAAGCTATTAAAAAGTTCAAAGCATGTCTACAATATTCAAGACTTTAATCCAGAACAAGCTGCAGCTGTAAACTATACTGGCGGAACAGTATATAAGATTGCTAAAAAAATTGATCAACTAAATTGTCTTTATTCTGATCATATTATTTTAGTTGGAAATGATATGAAACAAACATTAGAGAATCGTTTTGGAAAAAATCATCAGCTCAGCCATAGTGTAATAAATAATTGGACGGATGAAAATGAAATTGTTCCTCTATCTAAAAAAAATCCGCATGTATTATCATTTTTAAAAAAGCATCATCTCGAGGGTAAGTTCATTATTATGTATTCTGGAAACTTAGGTTTATACTATGATCTGGAAAACTTAATTAAAGTTTCTTCGGAGTTAAGGCATTTTTCAGATATTCATTTTTTATACATTGGTGAAGGTGCGTCAAAAAAAGAAATGCAAGATTACGTATTAAAACATAACTTGGAAAACGTTACTTTTTTACCGTACCAACCCAAAGAATTTATTAAGTATTCTTTAAATGTGGCAAATGTCCACCTTGTAGTAAATCAAAAAGGTATAAAAGGAGTTTCAGTTCCAAGTAAGATTTATGGAGTTATGGCTGCAGGAAAACCTATTTTGGGAGTTCTTGAAAAAGGTAGCGAAGCGGAATTTTTAATTTCAACAAGTCACTCTGGATTAGTTTCAGAACCACAAGATTACATGCAATTTGTTGAGAATATCAAAGATATTTACGATATGAAATGCGAAGAACGGCACGAAATGGGGATGCGTGGTCGTCAATATCTTGATTTATATTTGAGAAAAGAACTATCACTAAATAAATATAAAGAAACTTTAACTACTATTATCAATAGTCAATAA
- a CDS encoding acyltransferase, whose product MKLKKLKLLFSLYIINKLSFCRLFELKRRLLIFSGIECGENISISGKIFILSTNLKIGNNVWIGDNLRIYNSSPSFVTIEDNVDIAPCCKICTGTHEIGLKDRRAGKGYLANITIGTGSWIGINSTIIAGVKIASNTIVGAGSVVVKNVPSDTLVAGIPAVVKKKLADIEGGKEII is encoded by the coding sequence ATGAAATTAAAAAAATTGAAACTATTATTTTCTTTATATATCATTAATAAGTTATCTTTTTGTAGATTGTTTGAGTTGAAAAGAAGATTATTAATTTTTTCAGGTATAGAATGTGGTGAAAATATCTCTATATCAGGAAAGATATTTATATTGTCTACTAATTTGAAGATTGGAAATAACGTATGGATTGGCGACAACTTGAGGATTTACAATTCAAGTCCTTCTTTTGTAACAATTGAAGATAATGTAGACATTGCACCTTGTTGTAAAATCTGCACAGGTACCCACGAAATTGGTTTAAAAGATAGAAGAGCCGGTAAAGGCTATCTAGCTAATATAACTATTGGTACTGGAAGTTGGATTGGTATAAATTCTACTATAATTGCTGGTGTAAAAATCGCTTCAAACACAATCGTTGGAGCTGGAAGCGTAGTCGTTAAGAATGTTCCTTCTGATACTCTAGTGGCAGGTATTCCTGCTGTTGTTAAGAAAAAATTAGCAGATATTGAAGGTGGGAAAGAAATAATATGA
- the murJ gene encoding murein biosynthesis integral membrane protein MurJ yields the protein MKTKKISLSILFMILLTLLSKITGFSREIAIAYTYGSNEYTDAFFLSTSVPLLIFSGFTIALSSVFIPIYSKINIEKGQKEALNYTNNLLLILVSFSMILSVITIIYSENIIDIISPGLSIKSKEISNGYLKILLISFGFFMITAVFSSYLQVINKPLLTVSSMIPSNLLLVFTILVYQPNLKVIVFISLIGFLLQSFILYYFSTKNHFKIKLVNHFFENEDEKKYIKITLVSMIPMFISTSFQNINLFVDRYLASTFPIGSITAINYADRLNGFVFGIVATSIATVVFPILSRSSIENRRVFDKTITNSMKIVAILTAPISIIVFFHSDFIILTLLQRGSLTVEDAKTIALLLKCYSIGMIFLGFREILNRVFFALNDTKTPFINGFFTIIFNIIFSVILSSYYGLSGIILATSIASIFTTILLLFSLNKKHNIRLGSYIYIELTKIIGINLLFLLVIQKILMFIFDVEKNLITFVLYIVIYMTITILCFFKFKIINKTDIVKGTVE from the coding sequence ATGAAAACAAAAAAAATAAGTCTCAGTATTTTATTTATGATTTTATTAACATTACTGAGTAAAATCACTGGATTTTCCAGAGAAATAGCTATTGCTTATACTTATGGATCTAATGAGTATACAGACGCTTTCTTTTTATCTACTTCCGTACCATTATTGATTTTTTCAGGATTTACGATTGCATTATCTAGCGTGTTTATTCCAATCTATTCAAAAATAAATATCGAAAAAGGTCAAAAAGAAGCTTTAAACTACACAAATAATCTATTACTAATATTAGTTTCTTTTTCTATGATTTTGAGCGTAATCACAATTATTTATTCTGAAAATATTATAGATATTATTTCTCCAGGTCTTAGTATAAAAAGTAAAGAAATTTCTAATGGATACTTAAAAATACTGTTAATCTCATTTGGTTTCTTCATGATTACTGCAGTATTTTCTAGCTACCTTCAAGTAATAAATAAGCCATTATTGACAGTATCTTCAATGATACCTTCTAATTTATTACTCGTATTCACCATTTTAGTTTATCAACCTAATTTAAAGGTAATCGTTTTCATTTCATTAATTGGTTTCTTATTACAATCTTTTATTTTATATTACTTTTCAACAAAAAATCATTTTAAAATAAAATTAGTAAATCATTTTTTTGAAAATGAAGATGAAAAAAAATATATTAAAATTACTTTAGTGTCTATGATTCCTATGTTTATTTCTACATCTTTTCAAAACATCAACTTGTTTGTTGATAGATATTTGGCATCTACATTTCCCATTGGTAGTATTACAGCTATCAATTATGCAGATCGACTAAATGGATTTGTTTTTGGAATTGTTGCTACCTCTATTGCAACTGTTGTTTTTCCGATCTTATCTAGAAGTAGTATTGAAAATAGAAGAGTATTTGATAAAACAATAACTAATTCAATGAAAATTGTAGCAATTTTGACTGCTCCAATATCAATTATTGTTTTTTTTCATAGTGATTTTATCATACTTACATTACTTCAAAGAGGCTCTCTTACAGTTGAGGATGCTAAAACTATAGCATTACTATTAAAGTGTTATTCAATTGGAATGATTTTTTTAGGTTTTCGTGAAATATTAAATCGTGTATTTTTTGCGTTGAATGATACAAAAACACCTTTTATAAACGGTTTTTTTACAATTATATTTAATATCATATTCAGTGTAATTTTATCAAGCTATTACGGATTATCTGGAATAATTCTTGCTACTAGTATAGCTTCGATTTTTACAACGATACTATTATTATTTAGTCTTAACAAAAAACATAATATAAGGTTAGGATCATATATATATATAGAATTAACTAAAATTATCGGGATTAATTTACTTTTTTTGTTAGTTATACAAAAAATTTTAATGTTTATATTTGATGTTGAAAAAAATCTTATTACTTTCGTTCTTTATATAGTAATTTACATGACTATAACTATATTATGCTTTTTTAAATTTAAAATTATTAATAAGACAGATATTGTGAAAGGAACAGTAGAATGA
- a CDS encoding glycosyltransferase family 4 protein, protein MNILVNSIALSNRGSYTLVKSFVHELTNKQEDLKKKNIKVFFVTRLEEFKKYENENLKIIIFKGNLLKRLFKESRFLKEICVDNNIQSYFSMQNIGNLNIDIPQYVLLHQGLIFEKVNLKLIEIKNILKYQLLMRKIIEYQVKKNKITKFFVQTDWMKEEAENRFGIKSVIVRPEIKESWNISSKENDRSLILEEQKIELDKNTKILFYPTNREKYKKNEILISAIKKIGESKDIKNKVHLIITIDGKSDEYVTFANNIPYEKIGRYYNGSDALIFPSKIESLGLPILEAQIFGLDLILSSSKYSKELVQPETNAFFFDSDYEDEIVSVINKWQTKQVSSTEKWINNKKLKTKYIDYIFEMIE, encoded by the coding sequence ATGAACATACTAGTTAATTCAATTGCTTTGAGTAATAGAGGCTCTTATACGTTAGTCAAGTCATTTGTACATGAATTGACTAATAAACAAGAAGATCTAAAAAAAAAGAACATTAAAGTATTTTTTGTAACGCGATTAGAAGAATTTAAAAAATATGAAAATGAAAACCTTAAGATAATTATTTTTAAAGGAAATTTATTGAAAAGACTTTTTAAGGAGTCAAGATTTCTGAAAGAAATTTGTGTTGATAATAATATACAAAGTTATTTTTCTATGCAAAACATCGGGAATTTAAATATTGATATTCCTCAATATGTTTTATTACATCAAGGGTTAATTTTTGAAAAAGTAAATTTAAAGTTAATTGAAATAAAAAACATACTTAAATACCAATTATTGATGAGGAAAATCATTGAATACCAAGTAAAGAAAAATAAAATAACGAAATTTTTTGTACAAACTGACTGGATGAAAGAAGAAGCAGAGAATAGATTTGGAATTAAGTCAGTAATTGTACGCCCAGAAATAAAAGAAAGCTGGAATATTTCTTCTAAAGAAAACGATAGAAGCTTAATTTTAGAAGAACAAAAAATAGAATTAGATAAAAATACTAAAATTTTATTTTATCCAACAAATAGAGAAAAATATAAAAAAAATGAAATTTTAATTAGTGCTATAAAAAAAATTGGTGAGAGTAAAGATATAAAAAATAAGGTACATTTGATAATCACAATTGATGGTAAAAGTGATGAATATGTAACCTTTGCAAATAACATTCCTTATGAAAAAATCGGAAGATACTATAACGGTTCAGATGCGTTAATTTTTCCATCTAAAATTGAATCTTTAGGATTACCTATCCTTGAAGCTCAAATATTTGGTTTAGACTTAATACTCTCATCCTCAAAATATTCAAAAGAATTAGTTCAACCAGAAACAAATGCTTTTTTCTTTGATTCTGATTATGAAGATGAAATTGTGAGTGTAATTAATAAGTGGCAGACTAAGCAAGTTTCTAGTACAGAAAAGTGGATAAATAACAAAAAATTAAAAACAAAATACATTGATTATATTTTTGAAATGATAGAATAA